The Plasmodium relictum strain SGS1 genome assembly, chromosome: 9 genome window below encodes:
- a CDS encoding methyltransferase, putative, whose translation MKKDKTPCKRYYRQRAHCNPLSDSYIKYPLNCNYVDWNLHYPYYFKNENIIENKEKKEEKELKDIEYNSSNNDNNKDKICNKITNKDIRDQMDHVNKLYLNTNKYPITYDKIICSKSSNHEIKFLDVGCGYGGLLFALSKIFNDKLILGIEIRDKITNYVGEKIISYRSSYYPNFHNISIIRTNAIKFLPNYIKKNQIEKIFFCFPDPHFKKHNWRRRIITLENLSLYYHLLQKGGLIYFITDVFTLYLWVKFCFTKFPYFKLLSHEEYKNDICVKLIHESSEESKKVKKNNQYMYFCVAKKI comes from the coding sequence atgaaaaaagataaaacaCCTTGTAAGAGATATTATCGACAAAGAGCTCATTGCAATCCTCTTTCTGACAGCTATATAAAATACCCACTTAATTGCAATTATGTTGATTGGAATTTACACTAtccatattattttaaaaatgaaaatataatagaaaataaagaaaaaaaggaagaaaaagaattaaaagatataGAATATAATAGTAGCAATAATGACAATAACAAGGACAAAATATGTAACAAAATTACAAATAAAGATATCAGAGATCAAATGGATCATGTAAATAAATTGTatttaaatacaaataaGTATCCAATAACTTAcgataaaattatatgtagCAAATCAAGTAAtcatgaaataaaatttttagatGTAGGCTGTGGTTATGGAGGTTTATTATTTGCATtaagtaaaatttttaatgataaattaatattggGTATAGAAATAAGGGATAAAATTACCAATTATGTTggagaaaaaattatttcttataGAAGTAGTTATTATCctaattttcataatatatCTATTATTCGTACTAATGCCATTAAATTTTTAccaaattatattaaaaaaaatcaaattgaaaagatatttttttgttttccaGATCctcattttaaaaaacataaCTGGAGAAGAAGAATAATAACTTTAGAAAATTTATCATTATATTATCACTTATTACAAAAAGGTggattaatatattttataactGATGTTTTTACTTTGTATTTATGGGTAAAGTTTTGTTTTACTAAATTtccatattttaaattactttcccatgaagaatataaaaatgacaTTTGCGTTAAATTAATACATGAAAGTTCAGAAGAAtcaaaaaaagtaaaaaaaaataatcaatatatgtatttttgtgtagcaaaaaaaatttaa